From the genome of Haloarcula limicola, one region includes:
- a CDS encoding YihY/virulence factor BrkB family protein yields MTLLATVRRVFRTIREKNVPFKAASIAYYATASFVPLVVLTLAVLSTFGAGDLLVAVLHSTLSRSGSEVLESVLENTRGREIAGAIGVALTGWSGSRVFRGLTLAFEEVYEDGAERSLFDRVEKSFVVVAVLLLAFAFLAATALAFDLDQSAVESSLLVRSLLVVGSLVLVFFPFYYVLPPISATVRHAVPGTAFAALGLVALQVAFHYYVETSGGYSGYGFLGTLLLFITFLHFGANVILVGAVLNATLDW; encoded by the coding sequence ATGACGCTTCTCGCCACGGTACGACGCGTCTTCCGGACGATCCGGGAGAAGAACGTCCCGTTCAAGGCGGCGAGCATCGCCTACTACGCGACGGCGTCGTTCGTCCCGCTGGTCGTACTGACGCTCGCGGTCCTGTCCACGTTCGGAGCCGGGGACCTACTGGTCGCAGTCCTCCACTCGACGCTCTCCCGGAGCGGGAGCGAGGTGCTCGAAAGCGTCCTCGAGAACACGAGAGGCCGCGAGATCGCGGGCGCTATCGGGGTCGCGCTCACCGGTTGGAGCGGGAGCAGGGTGTTCCGGGGGCTGACGCTCGCCTTCGAGGAGGTGTACGAGGACGGCGCGGAGCGCTCCCTGTTCGACCGCGTCGAGAAGAGCTTCGTCGTCGTCGCCGTGTTACTCCTCGCGTTCGCGTTCCTCGCGGCGACGGCCCTCGCCTTCGACCTCGACCAGTCGGCGGTGGAGTCCTCGCTACTCGTTCGCTCCCTCCTGGTCGTCGGGTCGCTCGTCCTCGTCTTCTTCCCGTTCTACTACGTCTTACCGCCCATCTCGGCCACCGTCCGTCACGCGGTTCCCGGAACGGCGTTCGCGGCGCTGGGGCTGGTCGCGTTACAGGTCGCCTTTCACTACTACGTCGAGACGAGCGGCGGGTACAGCGGGTACGGCTTCCTGGGGACGCTGCTGTTGTTCATCACGTTCCTCCACTTCGGGGCGAACGTCATCCTCGTCGGTGCCGTCCTCAACGCGACGCTCGACTGGTGA
- a CDS encoding alkaline phosphatase family protein gives MTEHSDLDVLLIGIDAGCLPVFDRLNDEGRIPNLASIYEDGVAGPLESQIPPWTPSAWPSLYTGVNPGKHGAYSFVSFDGYDWEVVSRDHVREHSIWELLDDRGKSSVVLNVPVTAPPAEIDGAVVPGFIGPEDPPCHPEGVIDDIKEALGEYRVYPKYTRGETDLSDAEKLEEYHELVRLRRRAFSYLLDEYEPDFGFVQFQKTDTVFHEFLGDESAVNEVYETTDEEIGKLLDDHDPDTVIVASDHGMGPYEKEEFRVNEYLRDEGYVETVKGGKGMPSWNPIRQGLREGEDETSWEPNMIERIAATAAKFGLTANRVGAGLRHVGLEEIAKQYAPNGVVRTANEQVDFRSSIAYMRARTELGVRLNVEGREPEGVVPEADYESVRQEIIESLRDATAPDGGPVFETVAPREDYFEGPYDAGAVDIVTVPRDFDHFLSAQLLGDHFGEPAEPWNHKLEGIVAATGEGIDESASLDDAHLFDVAPTVLGALGVPYSDRMDGTPLPIVDDPGSTAYDAYEEESAAAATADDSAVEGRLSDLGYLD, from the coding sequence ATGACAGAACACAGTGACCTCGACGTCCTGCTCATCGGCATCGACGCGGGCTGTCTGCCCGTCTTCGATCGACTCAACGACGAGGGACGCATCCCGAATCTGGCATCGATATACGAGGACGGCGTCGCCGGGCCGCTGGAGTCGCAGATTCCGCCGTGGACGCCGAGCGCGTGGCCCTCCCTGTACACCGGCGTCAACCCCGGCAAGCACGGGGCCTACAGCTTCGTCAGCTTCGACGGCTACGACTGGGAGGTGGTCAGCCGCGACCACGTCCGCGAACACAGCATCTGGGAGCTCCTCGACGACCGCGGCAAATCGAGCGTCGTCCTGAACGTGCCCGTCACCGCGCCGCCGGCCGAGATCGACGGGGCCGTCGTCCCCGGCTTCATCGGCCCGGAGGACCCGCCGTGTCACCCAGAGGGCGTCATCGACGACATCAAGGAGGCGCTCGGCGAGTACCGCGTCTACCCCAAGTACACGCGCGGCGAGACCGACCTCTCGGACGCCGAGAAGCTCGAGGAGTACCACGAACTCGTTCGCCTGCGCCGGAGGGCGTTCAGCTACCTCCTCGACGAGTACGAGCCCGACTTCGGGTTCGTCCAGTTTCAGAAGACCGACACCGTCTTCCACGAGTTCCTCGGCGACGAGAGCGCGGTCAACGAGGTCTACGAGACGACCGACGAGGAGATCGGGAAACTGCTCGACGACCACGACCCCGACACGGTCATCGTCGCCAGCGACCACGGGATGGGACCCTACGAGAAAGAGGAGTTCCGCGTCAACGAGTACCTCCGCGACGAGGGGTACGTCGAGACGGTCAAGGGCGGCAAGGGGATGCCCTCCTGGAACCCGATCCGACAGGGCCTGCGCGAGGGCGAAGACGAGACCTCCTGGGAGCCGAACATGATAGAGCGCATCGCCGCGACGGCCGCGAAGTTCGGACTGACGGCCAACCGCGTCGGTGCCGGCCTGCGACACGTCGGCCTCGAGGAGATCGCGAAGCAGTACGCGCCGAACGGCGTCGTCCGCACCGCGAACGAGCAGGTGGACTTCCGATCTTCCATCGCGTATATGCGCGCCCGGACGGAACTGGGCGTCCGCCTCAACGTCGAGGGCCGCGAGCCGGAGGGCGTCGTCCCCGAGGCCGACTACGAGTCGGTGCGCCAGGAGATAATCGAGTCGCTCCGGGACGCTACCGCGCCGGACGGCGGTCCGGTCTTCGAGACGGTCGCGCCCCGCGAAGACTACTTCGAGGGACCGTACGACGCGGGCGCGGTCGACATCGTGACCGTCCCCCGCGACTTCGATCACTTCCTCTCGGCGCAGTTGCTCGGCGACCACTTCGGCGAACCGGCTGAGCCGTGGAACCACAAGCTCGAAGGGATCGTCGCCGCTACGGGCGAGGGGATCGACGAGTCGGCGTCGCTCGACGACGCGCACCTCTTCGACGTCGCGCCGACCGTCCTCGGTGCGCTGGGCGTCCCCTACAGCGACCGGATGGACGGGACGCCCCTCCCCATCGTCGACGACCCCGGATCGACCGCCTACGACGCCTACGAAGAGGAGTCAGCGGCCGCCGCGACGGCCGACGACTCGGCGGTCGAGGGTCGCCTCTCGGACCTGGGCTACCTCGACTGA